In Gasterosteus aculeatus chromosome 15, fGasAcu3.hap1.1, whole genome shotgun sequence, a single genomic region encodes these proteins:
- the rps6ka5 gene encoding ribosomal protein S6 kinase alpha-5, translating into MEGSSKEGDLFTVKHELKNANLTGHIERVGIENFELLKVLGTGAYGKVFLVRKVSGHDAGKLYAMKVLKKATIVQKAKTAEHTRTERQVLEHIRQSPFLVTLHYAFQTDTKLHLILDYVNGGELFTHLVQRVRFKEPEVALYSGEIVSALEHLHKLGIVYRDLKLENILLDSSGHIVLTDFGLSKEFDQVERAFSVCGTIEYMAPEIVEGGESGHDKAVDWWSLGVLMYELLTGGSPFTVDGNENSHTDIAKRILKKDPPFPKDMGPLAKDLIQRLLVKDPKKRLGSGPNGGENVKKHPFYQKINWEDLAAKKVSAPFKPVIRDELDVSNFAEEFTEMDPTYSPAALPQNCDRIFQGYSFMAPSILFKRNVVMDDPVQLFGGSERPGSAAVARSAMMKDSPFYVSYEMDLKDSALGEGSFSICRRCTHKKTGQKYAVKIVSKRMEAQTQREMAALKLCDGHPNIVKLHEIYHDQLHTFLVLELLGGGELLERIRRKQHFSETEASRIMRKLVSAVSHMHDVGVVHRDLKPENLLFTDESENSEIKIIDFGFARLKPPDNQLLKTPCFTLQYAAPEILKYDGYDESCDLWSLGVILYTMLSGQVPFQCQEKSLTHTSAEEIMKKIKQGDFSFEGEAWRNVSQQAKDLIQELLTVDPNKRIKMCGLRYNAWIQDDSQLSCNPLMTPDILGSSTASVHTYVKVTFNAFNKCKREGFRLQTVDKAPLAKRRKMKKTSTSTETRSSSSESTRSSSSSSQSQEKTFPEDNTKPQPSNIPPVNTPVALVTDSEHRPEHPAFHFSEGE; encoded by the exons ATGGAGGGATCTTCCAAAGAAGGTGACCTCTTTACTGTGAAACACGAGCTGAAAAACG CCAACTTGACGGGCCATATAGAGAGGGTGGGCATTGAAAACTTTGAACTATTAAAGGTGCTGGGCACAGGAG CATATGGAAAAGTGTTCCTGGTGAGGAAAGTGAGTGGCCATGATGCGGGGAAGCTTTATGCCATGAAGGTTTTGAAGAAGGCCACCATTGTACAAAAGGCAAAGACCGCCGAACATACGCGGACCGAGCGACAAGTCCTGGAGCACATTCGCCAGTCTCCATTCCTCGTCACACTTCACTATGCCTTCCAGACGGATACCAAGCTGCACCTCATTCTAG ATTATGTGAACGGTGGGGAGCTCTTCACACATTTGGTGCAAAGGGTGCGATTTAAGGAACCAGAAGTGGCTTTGTACAGTGGAGAGATTGTGTCGGCGCTAGAACATCTACACAAG CTTGGGATTGTTTACCGGGATCTGAAACTTGAGAATATTTTGCTGGATTCAAGTGGTCACATAGTTCTCACAGACTTTGGCCTCAGTAAGGAATTTGATCAG GTGGAACGGgcattttctgtctgtggcacCATTGAATATATGGCTCCAGAAATCGTGGAAGGAGGAGAGTCTGGACATGACAAG GCGGTGGATTGGTGGAGCCTCGGCGTGTTGATGTATGAGCTTTTGACTGGCGGATCACCCTTCACTGTAGATGGAAATGAGAACTCTCACACAGACATTGCTAA GAGAATCTTAAAAAAGGATCCTCCCTTCCCCAAAGACATGGGACCTCTGGCCAAAGACCTCATCCAGCGTCTCCTCGTGAAAGATCCCAAGAAGAGATTGGGCTCAGGTCCTAATGGCGGGGAGAATGTAAAGAAACATCCGTTTTACCAG AAAATAAACTGGGAGGACTTGGCAGCTAAGAAGGTCTCGGCCCCGTTTAAGCCAGTGATTCGAGATGAGCTGGATGTTAGCAACTTTGCAGAGGAGTTCACAGAGATGGACCCCACCTACTCCCCCGCAGCTCTGCCTCAGAACTGTGACCGCATCTTTCAG GGCTACTCTTTCATGGCCCCCTCCATCCTGTTCAAGAGGAATGTGGTGATGGACGACCCCGTCCAGCTGTTTGGAGGCTCTGAGAGGCCGGGCTCTGCTGCGGTGGCCCGCAGCGCCATGATGAAG GACTCTCCTTTCTATGTAAGTTATGAGATGGACCTGAAGGACAGTGCTTTAGGAGAGGGGAGCTTCTCCATCTGCAGACGCTGCACACACAAGAAGACAGGGCAAAAATACGCTGTCAAGATTGTCAGCAAGAG GATGGAGGCACAGACTCAACGGGAAATGGCGGCCCTCAAGCTCTGTGATGGCCACCCGAACATTGTCAAGTTACATGAAATTTACCACGACCAG CTCCACACGTTCCTGGTTCTGGAGCTGCTCGGTGgaggggagctgctggagaggatCCGCAGAAAGCAACATTTCAGTGAAACAGAGGCCAGTCGCATCATGCGGAAACTGGTGTCGGCAGTCAGTCATATGCACGATGTGGGTGTGGTGCACAGGGACCTTAAACCGGAG AACCTGCTCTTCACGGACGAGAGTGAGAACTCTGAGATAAAAATCATAGACTTTGGCTTTGCTCGCCTCAAACCACCAGACAATCAGCTCCTGAAGACTCCCTGCTTCACCCTGCAATACGCAGCACCAGAGATACTCAAGTATGACGGCTATGATGAGTCCTGTGACCTGTGGAGTCTGGGGGTCATTCTG TACACCATGTTGTCCGGGCAGGTGCCTTTTCAGTGTCAGGAGAAGAGCCTGACCCACACCAGCGCTGAGGAGATAATGAAGAAAATCAAACAGGGAGACTTCTCTTTTGAAGGCGAGGCCTGGAGGAATGTGTCCCAGCAGGCAAAGGACCTGATACAAG AGCTGTTGACCGTGGACCCAAACAAGAGGATTAAGATGTGTGGCCTACGTTACAACGCCTGGATCCAGGACGACAGCCAGCTGTCCTGCAACCCGCTCATGACCCCGGACATTCTGGGCTCCTCCACTGCCTCCGTGCACACTTACGTCAAAGTTACTTTTAAT gCGTTTAACAAATGTAAGCGAGAAGGTTTCCGCCTACAAACGGTGGACAAAGCGCCACTAgccaagaggaggaagatgaaaaagACGAGTACCAGCACAGAGACCCGCAGCAGCTCCAGTGAGAGCACCcggtcctcgtcctcctcctcccagtcaCAAGAGAAGACGTTCCCAGAGGACAACACCAAGCCACAGCCTTCCAACATCCCGCCCGTCAACACGCCCGTTGCCCTGGTAACCGACTCTGAGCACCGACCAGAGCATCCAGCCTTTCACTTCTCAGaaggagagtaa